The nucleotide sequence actgcaTGATAAACGATgcatgaaaatgctgaaaatcatCCCGACCCAAAAAGAGTCGCAGAAGTCAAAATTTGGCTCAAAATCGCATGAAAattgcacagtgtatgcccggtcTTACAGGCGTCCCGAGTTTGAATCCCTCCCCTCTCTCACTCCTGCTTCATTTCATGTCTGCGCTCCACTCTGTCACAATAAAGGCAaaaccaaaatgttttaaaaattttaatctttCCTTCATGTTTCGTAGCTCTACTGACTGTTCCAGTCATCAGTGATTTTCCTCAAAGCCCTTCAGTATCAGAAAGATCATCAGGTCAGaattgttcactgctgtgttcagctgtgaatgtgagtcatgtgactctctcctggtacaaaggaaacagtttattgtccagcatcagtgtgtctgatctcagcatcagtctctctctacctctggagctTGAGTGTCTGGATGATTCCTACAGCTGTGTTGTGTCTTATTCATTCACTAACCAGACTAAACATCTCAACACCACTGATCTCTGTCGACCATGTCCAGGTATGTCAGTAGTTTGTTGTGCTGCTTTgtctctaaaataataataatttgagctcacattttcacatatttgtgCCTGTGTTGTACAGTATCTTAGGACATGAAGTACAGTACTGTTATAATCTTCATAATGATCTGTAACGGGGCTGACTAGTTGTGAGATGTGTGgatccatgtgcaagcttttaGTACAAAGAGACAAGGTCgtaacaggcatgggtcaaacactggcaaacaggtatatagatGGCAAGACAAAGAATAATCTTAGGGCAAGCGTGGGTCTTCGATCAATTTGGGCTTagcaagaggggtaatccagAATCCAGAGCAAAGAGTCAAAACATGAGAAACAGGCCAAGGCAGGAAAAAGACTAAACTAAGAAAACTAGAAACTAAGAtaagactatgaaaactataaactgaaACTAGACTTTGAAAACTAGTAACTGAAACAAGACTTTGAAAACTAGAAACcgaaacaagactatgaaaacaaacacagaatggCTTGGTATTGCAGCTATCGCTAGGagagggatatgtgcagaacaatactctgcagtgtgtgaaagcaagtccaatgcttataaagcgtgtctgatgattgtgctgtgtgtgtgtaattggtggcagctgtgtgtgattgttttcaggtgaatgtgattggtgAAATGGAACATGGCAAttgtagtccagggtgtactgtgtagtGAGAGTCTGTGATGTGGATGATGACCTCTGCTGGTGAATTAATGGAAGTTCGGTGACCGGATAATGGCATGATCTATAAATTACGAAAACTTgacaaatgtaaattatatttaaacaatttaaaacaggaatagaatttttttttttttgtcatccaaTTAAGTAAATTATTGACGGgctaatcgattatcaaaattattttacattaatgagAGATTTTGCTTCATTTATTGCAGATGGTCAGTCTGAGTCTGTCAAACATCTAATGATTGCTATTAtaatactgctgctgctgctgctagtgATCTCAGCTTCAGCTGTGTTGATGTCCAGTCGCAGGAGACGCAAACAATCAACACAAGAAAGTAAGTTACctacaaaagagagagaaaaaaaagctttttaagcAGTTTTAGTATTCAAATGTCccaacaatttttatttattttattttgtaaatatatcattACTAAACAGCTCGGACTACTGTGGAAGAGGTGGAGTATACTGATGCCATGATTACTACAAACAAAGCTCAAGATTCGGTAAGATGTGTTTGTTGTTCTCTGCACTTTTATATGTATGATACTGCAGCATGAATAATTTCAAAACTGTGCTCTtacttgctttttttattttgtggccaAAGTTATGAAACCAAGACACAAAAAACTGTACattgtattttttcttgtttaaaggaCTTAAGATCTCGAATGATCACCCTCGTGACTGACTATGAATTTTGGCTTCAGTTCAGTTCTTCTGTGTCTCTGTGCATGTACTTACATGATCTTGAAGCATTTCAGTCCATTTTTTGTGTGGGATTTCAACTTCTCACAGCATTCCTTTTCTCCATGTATAAATGGTATTACcaggggtgtccccgactaaggattttcataatCGAATCAGAATTTTTTaatcttgccgatattcgactaatactcgaatcatatgtttgggggctgGTCAAAgtacattgagtcaagtcagacataattactgatgttaacacataacgaacacaattttttttacaacagtgtAATAATATACAATAGCTCTCATTATAACTTTATTCTTAAACGTTAGCAGTTACTGTTCTGCATTAATGTTTTGAGCTGTGCATGCGGAAGATGACCAGCAGAGTGACGCATTTGATAGCATGTTTTAAATCAATGGTATTCAACTCATAATTACATATAGAATACGCTTCGTTATTTACTGAACATAACGTTAATACTAAGACTTAAAGGCTATTTGCAAAAAGTGCCCGAATGCTCATATCTGCGCGGCTCTGAATGTGAACTAATTTTGGGGACACATTATTCACAAAACAATGTGCAAAAACACtgcagctaaactctaaaaatacaCAGCATTTTAGGATAATGGTCTTGTCATTATAATGGTATGTATAACAGTCCCAgtaacagtcccagtcatagtaaCTAATATTCTACATTGCAGTTTGTCCTGCTCGCGCTGTGCGCTAAAAAGATATTaccgtagtactacaatgaagcgcatgactcaaaaccaaatgcatcttatatcaggttaATAATATAtccaccatatatatatacaccagctGAAATgatttgaaatcacttgtaccctaccaGTTCGAAATAATCCagtctgtgcctgtgtcagtttgagtcttggtaaagttttaaattcCTGCCGCCAAGATGATCCTCttgtgaaacataaatctataggggtggttggatttattcacacactttaaaatattaatttgaagctactttcttttcagattcttacagctttatcataacCGGCTGTATATTAACTCATTCGGAGAAAACCGGTAGTTCTATgttaaatcagacatttgagctcccccatatagtcaaaatggcataatcaataacaccccgcgaatattcgactgttagattggtagttgcatcaggctcctcgaatcaaatCATCAATTCGTCAACTATTCGGGGTCACCCggtattactgtgtttttttgttttgtttctaaatCGTTATGCTGTAAGCATATGtagtatttttacagtattttccagTATTTTCCAGTATTTTCCTGTGTCTGTTTTCTTACAGGAGACTACTGGACAGAATCAGACAGAGTATTCAGAGGTGTCTTTCAGATGATGATCATTCAGACTGTATTATTATAAAGCTCATCTTATTACAGGCCAGAGCATTTTGGAGCAAATATCAGAATGTAACAAAGCTTCAAGTCTCAAAGTTGAACTGTAAATCTACTGGTTGTGGCATTGTTTACTACAAATGATACAAGTACTTGATGAAGAGAATTTGATCCTTAACAAGAAAAAATACTAGAATTGTAGAGTTTACACAACAGGCAACCTTTCACTTAATTTAATTTCTGACCTCAATCTTGTCTGCGGCTGCACAGCTTCATACCTTACACAGTATAATCATGTCTAGACTTGAGTTTAGCTGGTTTGTGTAGTATAATTTTCACACCCATCCAAGTGATTCATATCCTAGTTCTGATTATAGAACAATAGTCATGAAAAACTGGGCAAAAATAgctcaaaagaaagaaagtctcgCTTGGGACACCAGCATTCTTCACCGCTGcacatttgagtttaagtttatGTCTTCTGTTACACTTAACACTTGCAGTCATACACATCATACATCCATGCATTTGCCCTACACTACTGATATTGACATTAACACATCCCATATGTGGGTTTTGTTGTTCAGACTTGTGTTGGATACACAATTAATTTGCCTTTTGCACCGTTTGATTGTGGCATGGTCTCCTATCGCTTGTTATGGCTCTGAGTTAGTCGTAAAACACATCACCCTGTAGCTCAAGACTAATCACACACTGAAGCTAAACTTcttgaaagaataaaaaatattcaattaaactATTTGTAATAGGTTTTAGCATTTGTCCTGAAGCATACTGGCAGTTCCTGCCCCTTTTGCAGGTTTGttctaatgtttttattgtgttgtaATGTCAATGGctgtagaaaaataaatacactacAACATACtctctgtacttttttttttgtcacagaaatgttcaaataaacaacaaattaactattttgaaataaataattgaaaaatatatttaaaaaaaatatttatttattttatttttaatggcctAAATCAGGCATCATTTTGAGTCGTGTGATTGGACTGTTTCTCTGTTAACGTTGTTAGCAGTCTGTTGGTTTTAACAGGATGTGGTTTGTAAGTGAGATATGAGGAAGCATTTAGTGAGAGattaagaaatatttaaatattataatgtacttttgtagtaagaaaaataaaacctCTGAAAACAAAAGTCAGAAGATGTGTATAGTCTCCTGCGTGTGAAACAGTTTAGGAAACTGTTATCAGTTT is from Carassius gibelio isolate Cgi1373 ecotype wild population from Czech Republic chromosome B22, carGib1.2-hapl.c, whole genome shotgun sequence and encodes:
- the LOC127986959 gene encoding uncharacterized protein LOC127986959 isoform X2, coding for MCFMFCRCHSVVLRSFCHENKFLVCVNIPGNKAHSDSDVTEIQRNDLILWTFILPNSEARVAEIYKQIVSVYDNKENNERFRDRLKIDEQTGSLTITNINKLHSGLYKLQIMNGDVKHKSFNLAVYALLTVPVISDFPQSPSVSERSSGQNCSLLCSAVNVSHVTLSWYKGNSLLSSISVSDLSISLSLPLELECLDDSYSCVVSYSFTNQTKHLNTTDLCRPCPDGQSESVKHLMIAIIILLLLLLVISASAVLMSSRRRRKQSTQETRTTVEEVEYTDAMITTNKAQDSETTGQNQTEYSEVSFR
- the LOC127986959 gene encoding uncharacterized protein LOC127986959 isoform X1, which translates into the protein MWRVFHAFFCFCLLLLDGVSDVYSDERGISVMEGDSVTLNTDVTELKKDDQILWTFRFNSSETRIAEIYKQIISIYDNKENNERFRDRLKIDEQTGSLTITNINKLHSGLYKLQIINGDVKHKSFSVAVYALLTVPVISDFPQSPSVSERSSGQNCSLLCSAVNVSHVTLSWYKGNSLLSSISVSDLSISLSLPLELECLDDSYSCVVSYSFTNQTKHLNTTDLCRPCPDGQSESVKHLMIAIIILLLLLLVISASAVLMSSRRRRKQSTQETRTTVEEVEYTDAMITTNKAQDSETTGQNQTEYSEVSFR